One genomic window of Micropterus dolomieu isolate WLL.071019.BEF.003 ecotype Adirondacks linkage group LG06, ASM2129224v1, whole genome shotgun sequence includes the following:
- the LOC123972524 gene encoding vasoactive intestinal polypeptide receptor 1-like: MLVEVLKSAFILLSCMLLKPVFSMQYQMCEMMKEIDKERDVCEAQIENRTTGCRGTWDKITCWPSANVGEVVTIRCPKYLFYFSRDVPTKK; the protein is encoded by the exons ATGTTAGTGGAAGTTTTAAAGAGCGCCTTCATCCTTCTCTCCTGCATGTTGCTGAAACCC gtgttttcaatgcAGTATCAGATGTGTGAGATGATGAAGGAAATAGACAAGGAAAGGGACGTGTGTGAGGCTCAGATTGAGAACAGAACAACAG GTTGCAGGGGGACGTGGGACAAGATCACCTGCTGGCCCAGCGCCAATGTTGGAGAGGTGGTCACCATCCGTTGCCCCAAATATCTCTTCTACTTCTCCAGAGACGTTCCTACAA AAAAGTAA
- the LOC123972373 gene encoding crystallin J1A-like, which produces MAAVLANRAIGAVVGSAVADAAAQPLHWVYDLQKLQGILAQDPNPEFRSESANPFYRRQTGLQSCYGDQAFVLLESLSECGGLNVDDLKQRTLKFFGPGSDYDTPVNDPYRERGGPRPQLPIEGPWRHASLKGFLKNVDAGKEETGCEIDCQIDGIAKLAPIVAFYAGKLDMLDKVEQAVRVTQNNDACVAETLAAARFLEHFILNGPDPKALDSVLDQLSDPNRKQPQDLDKAVIGHIHQVKENLSKTPQELIPNVFPNTUGLPGAFQAALHGVLTAKNFEQAVRETMSCGGCTCSRGSFIGACLGAQIGFEGIPASWTSKTLRYDSVLEHAKNITKHHQ; this is translated from the exons ATGGCTGCAGTTCTGGCCAACAGAGCAATAGGAGCCGTCGTAGGATCAGCCGTGGCAGATGCAGCAG CGCAGCCCCTCCACTGGGTGTACGACCTCCAGAAGCTGCAGGGGATTCTGGCTCAGGATCCAAACCCTGAGTTCCGCTCTGAGTCGGCCAACCCTTTCTACAGGAGGCAGACGGGCCTGCAGAGCTGCTACGGAGACCAGGCGTTTGTCCTGCTGGAGTCCTTGTCTGAATGTGGAG GTCTAAATGTTGACGATCTGAAGCAGCGCACACTGAAATTCTTTGGGCCTGGATCAGACTATGACACGCCTGTCAACGATCCttacagagagaggggag GGCCAAGACCTCAGCTGCCCATCGAGGGACCATGGCGACATGCAAGTTTGAAGGGCTTTCTGAAGAATGTGGATGCAGGCAAAGAGGAGACAG GCTGTGAGATCGACTGTCAGATTGATGGAATAGCCAAACTGGCTCCTATAGTGGCTTTTTATGCAGGAAAACTTGACATGCTCGACAAGGTTGAGCAGGCAGTCCGTGTCACCCAGAACAATGATGCATGTGTGGCAGAGACTCTGGCGGCTGCAAG GTTCCTGGAGCATTTCATCCTGAACGGTCCTGATCCAAAAGCCTTGGACTCGGTGCTTGATCAGCTCAGTGACCCGAACAGAAAGCAGCCCCAGGATCTGGACAAAGCAGTTATTG GGCACATTCATCAGGTGAAGGAGAATTTATCAAAGACTCCTCAGGAGCTAATCCCCAATGTGTTTCCAAACACATGAG GGTTGCCAGGTGCTTTCCAAGCAGCGCTGCATGGAGTCCTGACAGCCAAGAACTTTGAGCAGGCTGTTCGAGAAACCATGAGCTGTGGGGGATGCACCTGTAGCAGAGGATCCTTCATTGGAGCCTGTCTGGGGGCTCAG ATTGGATTTGAGGGAATTCCAGCTTCCTGGACATCTAAAACCTTGCGTTATGACTCTGTGTTGGAGCATGCAAAGAACATAACCAAACACCACcagtag
- the eif2b5 gene encoding translation initiation factor eIF-2B subunit epsilon: MAGKGGKQSRSGSGFSGRKGVSEQEEEEQPLQAVLIADSFNRRFFPVTKDQPRALLPLGNVAMIDYTLEFLTSTGVQETFVFCCWMASKIKEHLLKSKWCRPTSPNTVHIITSDLYRSLGDVLRDVDAKSLVRSDFVLVYGDVVSNIDISQALQEHRQRRKMDKNISVMTMIFKESSPGHKSRCEEDDVIVAMDSKSQRILHYQKTHGLKRLQFPMNIFHSGSDEFEIRHDLLDCHISICSPQVAELFTDNFDYQTRNDFVRGMLVNEEILGNQIHMHVTKDGYGVRVSNLLMYDSVSSDLVRRWVYPLTPEANFIDQKGRSCTYSRHNVYRGSGVSLGHGSQMEENVLIGCDTSIGANCYISNSVIGNNCTIGDNVNLDHAYIWSNVHIASNVVISQSVVCDKAVVKEGVTLNKQCVLAYNVVIGPNISLPEGTVVSMHHPDEEEEEDDDEFLSDDAEVGHSKDKTKLKVFNPVEVGAEGKGYIWKASSLDNTEDEELLQCLWGLVLNPDPESESEDSEPDGPEDPMIPSPEMDDVKVFQMEVLGTLQRGLEENISCDNLVLEINSLKYAYNISLKEVMQILTRVVLEYPFQQQGPQITPSQYVALLLPLLKNWAPVFKNYVKRAQDHLDCLAAFEEHFLEQESHWAAMVKVLMNMYQLEILEEEVILRWFSQGATTDKSRQLRKNQGLQKFIQWLEEAEESSEEEGE, encoded by the exons ATGGCCGGTAAAGGGGGGAAACAGAGTCGTTCGGGCTCTGGCTTTTCAGGTAGAAAAGGTGTAagtgagcaggaggaagaggagcagccGCTGCAGGCTGTTTTAATCGCTGACAGCTTCAACCGGAGGTTTTTCCCGGTGACCAAAGACCAGCCGAGG GCTTTGCTGCCGCTGGGTAATGTTGCCATGATCGACTACACCCTGGAGTTCCTCACTTCCACTGGGGTGCAGGAAACATTTGTCTTCTGCTGCTGGATGGCCAGTAAAATTAAGGAACACTTGCT GAAGTCGAAGTGGTGTCGACCCACCTCTCCAAACACAGTCCACATCATCACCTCGGATCTGTACCGCTCCCTTGGGGATGTTCTCAGGGATGTTGATGCAAAGTCTCTTGTGCGCTCAGACTTCGTGTTGGTTTATGGAGATGTGGTATCGAATATTGACATCAGTCAGGCACTGCAGGAGCACAG GCAACGTCGAAAGATGGACAAGAACATCTCCGTGATGACGATGATCTTCAAGGAATCATCTCCCGGTCACAAGTCCCGCTGTGAGGAAGATGATGTTATTGTTGCCATGGACAGCAAGAGCCAGCGGATTTTACACTACCAGAAGACACATGGGCTGAAGAGGCTACAGTTCCCCATG AACATTTTTCACAGCGGAAGTGATGAGTTTGAAATCCGACACGACCTCCTGGACTGTCATATCAGTATCTGCTCCCCGCAG GTTGCTGAGCTCTTCACTGACAATTTTGACTACCAAACTAGGAATGACTTTGTCAGAGGGATGTTGGTCAATGAAGAG aTTCTAGGCAACCAGATACACATGCACGTCACCAAGGATGGTTACGGTGTCCGAGTATCCAACCTTCTCATGTATGATTCGGTGTCGTCGGATCTCGTGCGGCGGTGGGTCTACCCGCTCACACCCGAGGCCAACTTCATCGACCAGAAGGGACGGAGCTGTACGTATTCTCGCCACAACGTCTACAGAGGGTCCGGAGTCAGCCTGGGCCACGGCAGCCAGATGGAGGAGAATGTTCTCATTGGCTGTGACACTAGCATCGGCGCCAACTGTTACATTTCTAACAGTGTCATCGGTAACAACTGCACCATAG GCGACAATGTAAACCTCGACCATGCCTACATCTGGAGTAATGTTCACATTGCCAGCAACGTGGTGATCAGCCAGTCTGTGGTCTGCGACAAGGCTGTGGTCAAAGAAGGCGTGACACTGAATAAACAGTGTGTCCTGGCATATAAT GTGGTGATTGGGCCAAACATCTCTCTACCCGAGGGCACTGTGGTGTCCATGCACCATccggatgaggaggaggaggaagatgatgatgaattCCTGAGTGACGATGCCGAggttggtcacagtaaagacaAAACCAAACTGAAAG TATTTAACCCAGTAGAGGTAGGAGCAGAGGGGAAAGGATACATCTGGAAGGCCAGCAGTCTGGATAACACAGAGGACGAAGAGCTGTTGCAGTGTCTCTGGG GTTTGGTTTTGAACCCTGACCCTGAGAGTGAAAGTGAGGACAGTGAGCCTGATGGTCCTGAAGACCCAATGATCCCCTCCCCCGAGATGGATGATGTTAAAG TCTTCCAGATGGAGGTGCTGGGCACTCTGCAGAGAGGTTTGGAGGAAAACATCAGCTGTGACAATCTTGTACTTGAGATCAACTCTCTCAA GTATGCCTACAATATCAGTCTGAAGGAGGTGATGCAGATTTTAACCAGAGTGGTGCTGGAGTACCCTTTCCAGCAGCAGGGCCCACAGATTACCCCATCACAATACGTTGCTCTGCTCTTACCt TTATTAAAGAATTGGGCGCCAGTGTTTAAGAACTATGTGAAGAGAGCACAGGACCATCTTGATTGTCTGGCTGCCTTTGAGGAACACTTCCTGGAGCAGGAGAGTCACTGGGCTGCTATGGTCAAG GTCCTCATGAACATGTACCAGCTGGAGATCCTAGAGGAGGAGGTGATACTGCGCTGGTTCTCCCAGGGAGCCACCACCGACAAGAGCAGACAGCTCCGCAAGAACCAGGGG CTTCAGAAATTCATCCAGTGGTTGGAGGAGGCTGAGGAGTCTTCAGAGGAAGAAGGGGAATAG
- the LOC123972616 gene encoding mitochondrial ubiquitin ligase activator of nfkb 1-A, with product MGDFSVNPLVLIGVGSGFAFSGLFYHLYQEKTKELKKLKEIPIFKPDQHLVRVLKASPHKRLQYVAVEGLVQADGEPLPSQFVPRCFGVIQKTAVEEHWKYWNSLSNTWNSRKVNRKETQNSVPFSLVSPGAYITDLYVKVQNPLEASGCYLERVYLKVRHAEESLGNIVMQGLSGEKPVAMEESEELLRVGSTLTGFGEVVLEGGQVMRLQAPQDGRKYILVPTDHRSFLDRHERSASMWKMLTALSGITGASLLACVVYGLVGKKDDRSK from the exons ATGGGTGACTTTTCTGTGAACCCGCTGGTTTTGATTGGTGTCGGGTCCGGCTTTGCCTTCTCTGGTCTTTTCTACCATTTATACcaagaaaagacaaaagagtTGAAAAAGCTGAAG GAAATACCCATATTCAAGCCTGATCAACATTTGGTGAGAGTACTGAAAGCTTCTCCCCACAAGCGACTTCAGTATGTTGCTGTAGAAG GTCTGGTCCAGGCAGATGGGGAGCCTCTGCCCAGCCAGTTTGTCCCTCGTTGCTTTGGCGTGATTCAGAAGACAGCAGTGGAGGAGCACTGGAAATACTGGAACTCCCTCAGCAATACATG GAATTCTCGGAAAGTGAACAGAAAAGAAACCCAAAACTCAGTGCCTTTCAGTCTGGTCAGCCCCGGAGCCTACATCACCGACTTGTACGTGAAGGTTCAAAACCCTCTGGAGGCCTCTGGGTGCTACCTGGAGAGGGTTTATTTGAAAGTGAGACATGCTGAGGAGAGCTTGGGGAACATAGTGATGCAGGGCCTCAGCGGGGAGAAACCTGTGGCGATGGAGGAGAGCGAGGAGCTGCTGCGGGTGGGGAGCACCCTCACTGGTTTTGGTGAGGTGGTGCTGGAGGGGGGGCAGGTGATGAGGCTGCAGGCCCCGCAGGATGGCCGCAAGTATATCCTGGTACCCACTGACCACAGGAGCTTCTTGGACAGGCATGAGAGATCAGCCAGCATGTGGAAGATGCTGACTGCTCTTTCTGGCATCACAGGGGCTTCTCTTCTAGCCTGTGTCGTTTACGGCTTGGTGGGAAAAAAGGATGACCGATCAAAGTAG
- the LOC123972778 gene encoding kelch-like protein 40a codes for MAALTIDPVEQPRMYQQTLLQDGLCDLLENDRFVDCVLKIQDKEFPCHRLVLAASSPFFKAMFLSDLEESKKREIVLKDVEPGVMGMILRYLYTSDINLTEQNVQDIFMIANMYQIPSIFSVCVSYLQEKLVLGNCLAIFRLGLLLDCPRLSLTAREFICERYQVVVRDPDFLQLGPSELAIIITSDALNIEREEMVFESLMDWVRHDETNRLKDLPELLHCIRFRLIPLDYFKEKVERHQYIRFNQEIKKDLDLVKDAHRGHLPNPRKPSSDGAKRGEGSEEDDDDEEGYLPGILNNNPRFGMFELDLILMISDTGTVAYDPVGNECFVVSESTEIPKNHCSLVTDQNQVFVVGGLLYNEEDKDEPFSSYFLQFDPVSSEWLGMPSQPSPRCLFGLTEAENSIFVVGGKELKEGEHALDSVMIYDRQSFKWGESDPLPYEVYGHGTVSHKGLVYVVGGKSESKKCMRRVCVYNPTKFEWKDLAPLKTARSLFGITVHKDQIFVVTGVTDAGLTSSVEVYDIATNKWSEFTEFPQERSSLNLISMGGFLYALGGFAMMPTETSEKPVPTEMTDIWRYDEPEKCWNGILREISYAEGSTILPVRLNTLRLTKL; via the exons ATGGCTGCCCTGACTATAGACCCTGTGGAGCAGCCTCGCATGTACCAACAGACTCTGCTTCAGGACGGACTGTGCGACCTCTTGGAGAATGACAGGTTTGTGGACTGTGTTCTCAAAATTCAGGACAAGGAGTTCCCCTGCCACCGCTTGGTTTTGGCAGCCAGCAGCCCCTTCTTCAAGGCCATGTTCCTGTCCGACCTGGAGGAGAGCAAGAAGCGTGAGATTGTCCTCAAAGATGTGGAGCCAGGTGTTATGGGGATGATCCTGCGCTACTTATACACATCTGACATTAATCTGACAGAACAGAACGTCCAGGATATCTTCATGATTGCTAACATGTACCAGATCCCCTCAATcttctctgtatgtgtgtcttacCTCCAAGAGAAGCTGGTGCTGGGAAACTGCTTGGCTATCTTCAGGTTGGGACTGCTGCTGGACTGTCCCAGGCTGTCTCTGACTGCTAGGGAGTTCATCTGTGAACGCTACCAGGTTGTTGTCAGGGACCCGGACTTCCTGCAGTTGGGTCCAAGCGAGCTGGCCATCATCATCACGTCAGACGCCCTTAACATTGAGCGGGAGGAGATGGTATTTGAATCCTTGATGGACTGGGTCAGACATGATGAGACAAACCGGCTTAAGGACCTGCCAGAGCTTTTGCACTGCATACGTTTCAGGCTCATACCTTTGGATTACTTCAAAGAGAAAGTAGAGCGTCACCAGTACATCCGGTTCAACCAGGAGATCAAGAAGGACCTGGATCTTGTCAAGGATGCTCACAGAGGGCATCTCCCAAATCCCAGGAAGCCCAGCAGTGATGGGGCAAAGAGGGGAGAAGGAAGTGAAGAGGATGACGATGATGAGGAAGGTTACCTTCCGGGTATACTTAACAACAACCCTCGCTTTGGGATGTTTGAGTTGGACCTGATACTTATGATCAGTGATACAGGGACTGTGGCCTACGATCCGGTAGGAAATGAATGCTTTGTGGTCTCAGAGTCTACAGAAATTCCCAAGAATCACTGCAGCTTGGTGACCGATCAGAACCAGGTGTTTGTTGTCGGAGGATTACTCTACAACGAGGAGGACAAAGACGAACCATTCAGCTCTTACTTCCTACAG TTTGACCCAGTAAGTTCAGAATGGTTAGGGATGCCCTCACAACCCAGCCCTCGATGTTTATTTGGCTTGACTGAAGCTGAAAACTCTATCTTTGTTGTTGGAGGAAAGGAACTGAAGGAAGGCGAGCACGCCCTGGACTCAGTCATGATCTATGACAGACA GTCGTTCAAATGGGGAGAGTCTGATCCTCTGCCTTATGAAGTGTATGGCCATGGAACCGTGTCGCACAAAGGCCTTGTCTATGTCGTTGGAGGAAAGTCTGAAAGCAA GAAATGCATGAGAAGAGTCTGTGTCTACAACCCCACTAAGTTTGAGTGGAAGGACCTCGCCCCTCTGAAGACTGCCCGCTCACTGTTTGGTATCACCGTCCACAAAGACCAGATCTTTGTGGTGACGGGGGTCACAGATGCGGGCCTCACCAGCTCTGTGGAGGTCTACGACATTGCCACCAACAA GTGGTCTGAATTCACAGAGTTCCCTCAGGAGCGCAGCTCTCTCAATCTGATATCGATGGGAGGTTTCCTGTATGCCTTGGGGGGGTTTGCAATGATGCCCACTGAAACCAGTGAGAAGCCTGTCCCAACAGAGATGACTGACATCTGGAG GTATGATGAGCCAGAGAAGTGCTGGAATGGGATTTTGCGAGAGATTAGTTATGCGGAGGGATCCACTATTCTTCCAGTGCGTCTCAACACTCTGCGTCTCACCAAGTtataa